From a region of the Babylonia areolata isolate BAREFJ2019XMU chromosome 25, ASM4173473v1, whole genome shotgun sequence genome:
- the LOC143299891 gene encoding protein bicaudal D-like isoform X2, with protein sequence MDSSSDIAKEVERLNDELAETAREKVQAAEYGLAVLEEKQQLQAQYDELESQFEAIKLELDCAKEALTKHHIDLRRHHQTGVHHEERFLEETAEREENYQLSISDLEAELKAVNASLERSSVDNERLGANISELSHQVEILEAQRQQLKHENREYKIRENRNLTDYAELEEENITLQKTVSQLRTSQVDFEAMKHECKRLHEETEDLHMQLEEMTNLRRIVEKNLEEALNSLQAEREQKHALKKELDQRLTRESMFNLSNLAHFSGLSEGLSVSSYSNNNESSQDSGAEEDGEGQDHAHPALKRIEADFSFSKKDGEAPPTPRPGVVGDILSEIQVKEVGELETKLQQSEEEKVEMQKALEETRQRMEDTQVDLAEQKKRVEQLKTYINSLSAVRENTTTARLPNDMEVSFDETMLREMEEEDDPEKRALLELRNNLQLKDKKYRTALNEIGSLQAEILRLQSAAALGTGDEFEAALTELKNKCLLYEETIKEQERELKSYSDATSRAQGSVSSTQGELVRITEDLAQLYHLVCEVSGETPSRVMLDHAKSISQSATPSADSSERESSEEPGTPTHKAKAAVASGSRETPSTPQNKPTRPKQKSRREKKGTAASGVQGDPTSCERLTDTVVDQVKFLKQAVEHLMEASKNWSREETAGTGENADDLTELQDQVVKLKAMLSTKREQIATLRSVLKANKSTAEVALANLKQKYENEKVIVTETMLKLRNELKSLKEDAATFASLRAMFAQRCDEYVTQLDESHRQLSAAEEEKKTLNSLLRMAIQQKLVLTQRLEDLEFDRERRSMTRRPGGRGAGKLTNSKS encoded by the exons ATGGATTCTTCGAGTGATATTGCGAAAGAAGTTGAGCGGCTCAACGATGAGCTTGCTGAAACTGCTCGCGAAAAAGTTCAAGCAGCCGAATATGGTTTAGCCGTCCTCGAAGAAAAGCAGCAGTTGCAAGCTCAGTACGACGAGTTAGAATCTCAGTTTGAGGCAATCAAGTTAGAGCTGGACTGTGCCAAGGAG gcactGACCAAGCACCACATAGATCTGCGACGACACCACCAGACTGGAGTACATCATGAGGAACGTTTCTTGGAAGAGACCGCTGAGCGGGAAGAGAACTACCAGCTGTCCATCAGCGATTTGGAGGCGGAGCTCAAAGCCGTCAATGCCTCCCTGGAACGGAGCAGCGTGGACAATGAGCGACTTGGGGCAAACATTTCCGAACTCAGTCATCAG GTAGAAATCTTGGAGGCTCAGCGCCAACAGCTCAAGCATGAAAATCGTGAATACAAGATACGTGAAAATCGTAACTTGACCGACTATGCCGAGCTTGAGGAGGAGAATATCACACTCCAGAAGACGGTCTCTCAACTCAGAACCAGTCAG GTGGACTTTGAGGCCATGAAGCACGAGTGCAAGCGGCTGCACGAGGAGACGGAGGACCTGCACATGCAGCTGGAGGAGATGACCAACCTGCGCCGCATCGTGGAGAAGAACCTGGAGGAGGCCCTCAACTCACTGCAGGCCGAGCGCGAGCAGAAGCACGCCCTGAAGAAGGAGCTGGACCAGCGCCTGACCCGCGAGTCCATGTTCAACCTCAGCAACCTGGCGCACTTCAGCGGCCTGTCGGAGGGCCTCTCTGTTTCGTCGTACTCCAACAACAACGAGTCGTCGCAGGACTCGGGTGccgaggaggacggggaggggcaGGACCATGCCCACCCGGCCCTGAAGCGAATCGAGGCCGACTTCTCCTTCTCCAAGAAGGACGGGGAGGCCCCTCCCACACCACGCCCTGGTGTTGTCGGGGACATCCTCAGTGAAATTCAG gtgaaggaggtgggggagctgGAGACGAAGCTGCAGCAGTcggaagaggagaaggtggagatgCAGAAGGCGCTGGAGGAGACCCGCCAGCGGATGGAGGACACCCAGGTGGACCTGGCAGAGCAGAAGAAGCGGGTGGAGCAGCTGAAGACCTACATCAACTCCCTGTCGGCGGTGCGGGAGAACACCACCACGGCCCGCCTGCCCAACGACATGGAGGTGTCCTTCGATGAGACCATGCTgcgggagatggaggaggaggacgatccGGAGAAGCGGGCGCTGCTGGAGCTGCGCAACAACCTGCAGCTGAAGGACAAGAAGTACCGAACAGCCCTCAACGAGATTGGCAGCCTGCAGGCTGAGATCCTCAGACTGCAGAGCGCCGCTGCCCTGGGCACCGGCGACGAGTTTGAGGCGGCGCTGACAGAGCTGAAGAACAAGTGCCTGCTGTACGAGGAGACCATCAAGGAGCAGGAGCGGGAGCTGAAGAGCTACTCAGACGCCACGTCACGCGCCCAGGGCAGCGTCAGCAGCACGCAGGGTGAGCTGGTCCGCATCACAGAGGACCTGGCCCAGCTGTACCACCTGGTGTGCGAGGTTAGCGGGGAGACCCCCTCCCGCGTCATGCTGGACCATGCCAAGTCCATTTCCCAGTCAGCCACCCCCTCTGCCGACAGCAGTGAGCGGGAGAGCAGTGAGGAGCCGGGCACTCCCACCCACAAGGCCAAGGCTGCAGTTGCTTCAGGCTCCAGAgagaccccctccacccctcagaACAAACCCACCCGGCCAAAACAGAAATCCCGTCGCGAGAAAAAGGGCACCGCCGCTTCTGGGGTGCAGGGTGACCCCACATCATGTGAGAGGCTGACAGACACTGTGGTGGACCAGGTGAAGTTCTTGAAACAGGCCGTGGAGCACTTGATGGAGGCATCCAAGAACTGGAGCCGCGAGGAGACTGCTGGCACCGGAGAAAACGCCGACGACCTGACAGAGCTTCAGGACCAGGTGGTGAAGCTGAAGGCCATGCTATCCACCAAACGTGAGCAAATCGCCACTCTCCGCTCCGTTCTCAAAGCCAACAAGTCCACTGCCGAGGTGGCTCTGGCCAACCTCAAGCAGAAGTACGAGAACGAGAAAGTCATTGTGACAGAGACGATGCTGAAACTGCGCAACGAGCTCAAGTCCCTGAAGGAGGACGCGGCCACCTTCGCCTCTCTGCGCGCCATGTTCGCCCAGCGCTGTGACGAGTACGTGACCCAGCTGGACGAGAGCCACCGGCAGCTGTCGGCGGccgaggaggaaaagaagacctTGAACTCTCTCCTGCGCATGGCCATCCAGCAGAAGCTGGTGCTGACCCAGCGTCTGGAGGACCTGGAGTTTGATCGCGAGCGTCGCAGCATGACTCGGCGAcctgggggccggggggcgggcaAGCTGACCAACTCCAAA
- the LOC143299891 gene encoding protein bicaudal D-like isoform X1 produces MDSSSDIAKEVERLNDELAETAREKVQAAEYGLAVLEEKQQLQAQYDELESQFEAIKLELDCAKEALTKHHIDLRRHHQTGVHHEERFLEETAEREENYQLSISDLEAELKAVNASLERSSVDNERLGANISELSHQVEILEAQRQQLKHENREYKIRENRNLTDYAELEEENITLQKTVSQLRTSQVDFEAMKHECKRLHEETEDLHMQLEEMTNLRRIVEKNLEEALNSLQAEREQKHALKKELDQRLTRESMFNLSNLAHFSGLSEGLSVSSYSNNNESSQDSGAEEDGEGQDHAHPALKRIEADFSFSKKDGEAPPTPRPGVVGDILSEIQVKEVGELETKLQQSEEEKVEMQKALEETRQRMEDTQVDLAEQKKRVEQLKTYINSLSAVRENTTTARLPNDMEVSFDETMLREMEEEDDPEKRALLELRNNLQLKDKKYRTALNEIGSLQAEILRLQSAAALGTGDEFEAALTELKNKCLLYEETIKEQERELKSYSDATSRAQGSVSSTQGELVRITEDLAQLYHLVCEVSGETPSRVMLDHAKSISQSATPSADSSERESSEEPGTPTHKAKAAVASGSRETPSTPQNKPTRPKQKSRREKKGTAASGVQGDPTSCERLTDTVVDQVKFLKQAVEHLMEASKNWSREETAGTGENADDLTELQDQVVKLKAMLSTKREQIATLRSVLKANKSTAEVALANLKQKYENEKVIVTETMLKLRNELKSLKEDAATFASLRAMFAQRCDEYVTQLDESHRQLSAAEEEKKTLNSLLRMAIQQKLVLTQRLEDLEFDRERRSMTRRPGGRGAGKLTNSKVSPSHSSSQMSSEDPGAYSRRVFQNFRRDY; encoded by the exons ATGGATTCTTCGAGTGATATTGCGAAAGAAGTTGAGCGGCTCAACGATGAGCTTGCTGAAACTGCTCGCGAAAAAGTTCAAGCAGCCGAATATGGTTTAGCCGTCCTCGAAGAAAAGCAGCAGTTGCAAGCTCAGTACGACGAGTTAGAATCTCAGTTTGAGGCAATCAAGTTAGAGCTGGACTGTGCCAAGGAG gcactGACCAAGCACCACATAGATCTGCGACGACACCACCAGACTGGAGTACATCATGAGGAACGTTTCTTGGAAGAGACCGCTGAGCGGGAAGAGAACTACCAGCTGTCCATCAGCGATTTGGAGGCGGAGCTCAAAGCCGTCAATGCCTCCCTGGAACGGAGCAGCGTGGACAATGAGCGACTTGGGGCAAACATTTCCGAACTCAGTCATCAG GTAGAAATCTTGGAGGCTCAGCGCCAACAGCTCAAGCATGAAAATCGTGAATACAAGATACGTGAAAATCGTAACTTGACCGACTATGCCGAGCTTGAGGAGGAGAATATCACACTCCAGAAGACGGTCTCTCAACTCAGAACCAGTCAG GTGGACTTTGAGGCCATGAAGCACGAGTGCAAGCGGCTGCACGAGGAGACGGAGGACCTGCACATGCAGCTGGAGGAGATGACCAACCTGCGCCGCATCGTGGAGAAGAACCTGGAGGAGGCCCTCAACTCACTGCAGGCCGAGCGCGAGCAGAAGCACGCCCTGAAGAAGGAGCTGGACCAGCGCCTGACCCGCGAGTCCATGTTCAACCTCAGCAACCTGGCGCACTTCAGCGGCCTGTCGGAGGGCCTCTCTGTTTCGTCGTACTCCAACAACAACGAGTCGTCGCAGGACTCGGGTGccgaggaggacggggaggggcaGGACCATGCCCACCCGGCCCTGAAGCGAATCGAGGCCGACTTCTCCTTCTCCAAGAAGGACGGGGAGGCCCCTCCCACACCACGCCCTGGTGTTGTCGGGGACATCCTCAGTGAAATTCAG gtgaaggaggtgggggagctgGAGACGAAGCTGCAGCAGTcggaagaggagaaggtggagatgCAGAAGGCGCTGGAGGAGACCCGCCAGCGGATGGAGGACACCCAGGTGGACCTGGCAGAGCAGAAGAAGCGGGTGGAGCAGCTGAAGACCTACATCAACTCCCTGTCGGCGGTGCGGGAGAACACCACCACGGCCCGCCTGCCCAACGACATGGAGGTGTCCTTCGATGAGACCATGCTgcgggagatggaggaggaggacgatccGGAGAAGCGGGCGCTGCTGGAGCTGCGCAACAACCTGCAGCTGAAGGACAAGAAGTACCGAACAGCCCTCAACGAGATTGGCAGCCTGCAGGCTGAGATCCTCAGACTGCAGAGCGCCGCTGCCCTGGGCACCGGCGACGAGTTTGAGGCGGCGCTGACAGAGCTGAAGAACAAGTGCCTGCTGTACGAGGAGACCATCAAGGAGCAGGAGCGGGAGCTGAAGAGCTACTCAGACGCCACGTCACGCGCCCAGGGCAGCGTCAGCAGCACGCAGGGTGAGCTGGTCCGCATCACAGAGGACCTGGCCCAGCTGTACCACCTGGTGTGCGAGGTTAGCGGGGAGACCCCCTCCCGCGTCATGCTGGACCATGCCAAGTCCATTTCCCAGTCAGCCACCCCCTCTGCCGACAGCAGTGAGCGGGAGAGCAGTGAGGAGCCGGGCACTCCCACCCACAAGGCCAAGGCTGCAGTTGCTTCAGGCTCCAGAgagaccccctccacccctcagaACAAACCCACCCGGCCAAAACAGAAATCCCGTCGCGAGAAAAAGGGCACCGCCGCTTCTGGGGTGCAGGGTGACCCCACATCATGTGAGAGGCTGACAGACACTGTGGTGGACCAGGTGAAGTTCTTGAAACAGGCCGTGGAGCACTTGATGGAGGCATCCAAGAACTGGAGCCGCGAGGAGACTGCTGGCACCGGAGAAAACGCCGACGACCTGACAGAGCTTCAGGACCAGGTGGTGAAGCTGAAGGCCATGCTATCCACCAAACGTGAGCAAATCGCCACTCTCCGCTCCGTTCTCAAAGCCAACAAGTCCACTGCCGAGGTGGCTCTGGCCAACCTCAAGCAGAAGTACGAGAACGAGAAAGTCATTGTGACAGAGACGATGCTGAAACTGCGCAACGAGCTCAAGTCCCTGAAGGAGGACGCGGCCACCTTCGCCTCTCTGCGCGCCATGTTCGCCCAGCGCTGTGACGAGTACGTGACCCAGCTGGACGAGAGCCACCGGCAGCTGTCGGCGGccgaggaggaaaagaagacctTGAACTCTCTCCTGCGCATGGCCATCCAGCAGAAGCTGGTGCTGACCCAGCGTCTGGAGGACCTGGAGTTTGATCGCGAGCGTCGCAGCATGACTCGGCGAcctgggggccggggggcgggcaAGCTGACCAACTCCAAAGTAAGTCCCAGCCACTCCTCCTCCCAGATGTCCTCTGAGGACCCTGGGGCCTACTCCAGGCGGGTCTTCCAAAACTTTCGCCGTGACTATTAG